Proteins from one Rickettsiales bacterium genomic window:
- a CDS encoding chorismate mutase → MATGTLTDEAQEKLNGFRAEIDALDNELIARLKRRIEIVSEVGKLKRSDDTLQCFIRSGREADMLRDIYKQFEGSKFHPEAAVAIWRQIISASTQHESQMRLITPEERQTVAKTYFGQFMPISYIDDARDALKILADNPTGILIMPPWEEDSYYWQIFAQKAPPTLKVFGILPFIGSERQAFAAANLMPEPSRDDISLFIDDSGTIEEVDGYHTHYPVADGSINSHKQWLGTYGRPIGVSKDD, encoded by the coding sequence ATGGCAACAGGCACCTTAACAGATGAAGCTCAAGAGAAGCTAAATGGATTCCGCGCAGAGATTGATGCGCTGGATAACGAGCTTATTGCTCGGCTCAAAAGACGAATCGAAATCGTAAGCGAAGTCGGAAAGCTTAAACGCAGCGATGATACGCTACAATGTTTCATCCGCTCTGGCCGCGAGGCTGACATGCTGCGCGATATTTACAAGCAGTTTGAGGGATCAAAATTTCATCCCGAAGCCGCCGTGGCTATCTGGCGGCAAATTATTTCCGCCTCCACCCAACATGAATCGCAAATGCGTCTAATTACACCAGAAGAACGCCAGACGGTGGCCAAAACCTATTTCGGACAATTCATGCCAATCAGCTATATTGATGATGCGCGGGATGCGCTTAAAATACTTGCTGATAACCCAACAGGCATTCTAATTATGCCACCTTGGGAAGAAGATTCGTACTATTGGCAAATTTTCGCGCAGAAGGCACCGCCTACATTGAAGGTGTTTGGGATACTTCCGTTTATAGGCTCGGAGCGCCAAGCCTTTGCAGCAGCAAACCTGATGCCGGAACCTAGTCGAGACGATATTAGCCTATTTATTGATGATTCAGGCACCATTGAAGAAGTAGATGGCTATCATACGCACTATCCGGTTGCGGATGGCTCAATAAATAGCCATAAGCAATGGCTTGGAACTTACGGAAGACCAATTGGAGTATCAAAAGATGACTAA
- the hisC gene encoding histidinol-phosphate transaminase: MTNPAPKDSINKIRPYVAGKTGGAGATRIIKLSSNENPLGPSPKAIEAFTAQSDSLFRYPAGHNDLHSAIADVENLPADQLICGAGSDELIGMLIQAYTNAGDEVLYPEHGFLMYKIYALSHGAVPRTAPEDNFTTSVDALLAAVTEKTKIVFIANPNNPTGSYISASEVKRLRDGLADHIILAIDGAYAEYMEEEDYTDGRELVAVSENTITLHTFSKAYGLPALRLGWAYAPASMIDILNRIRGPFNVNSAALAAAIAAIRDTEYTRYIIDVNRTERTRITEALQDRFTVHPGYGNFLMIGFGSPARATAANNHLTERGVIIREIGAYGLPQCLRASVGTPEENDILLEALASFGG; encoded by the coding sequence ATGACTAACCCAGCCCCTAAAGACAGTATTAATAAAATCCGCCCTTACGTGGCAGGCAAAACTGGGGGTGCTGGTGCGACGCGCATCATCAAGCTTTCATCCAATGAAAACCCACTCGGCCCTAGCCCGAAAGCGATTGAAGCATTTACGGCGCAGAGCGACTCTCTCTTTCGCTACCCAGCGGGGCATAACGATTTACATAGCGCGATTGCTGATGTTGAGAACCTACCCGCAGATCAACTCATTTGCGGCGCCGGTTCTGACGAACTCATCGGTATGCTAATTCAAGCTTACACAAATGCAGGCGACGAAGTACTTTATCCAGAGCATGGTTTTCTCATGTATAAGATCTATGCCCTCAGCCACGGTGCGGTTCCACGTACTGCGCCAGAGGATAACTTTACGACCAGTGTAGATGCGCTCCTCGCCGCGGTTACAGAGAAAACGAAAATCGTTTTCATCGCCAACCCAAATAACCCAACGGGCAGTTATATTTCGGCCTCTGAAGTGAAACGCCTGCGTGATGGATTAGCCGATCATATTATCCTCGCCATTGACGGCGCTTACGCCGAATATATGGAAGAAGAAGATTATACGGATGGCCGTGAATTGGTCGCAGTAAGCGAAAATACTATCACTCTGCATACCTTCTCTAAAGCCTATGGCCTACCCGCACTACGCCTTGGCTGGGCTTACGCACCGGCAAGTATGATCGATATTCTCAACCGTATTCGTGGTCCGTTTAATGTGAACTCGGCAGCCCTTGCCGCCGCCATCGCCGCCATTCGCGACACGGAATATACACGGTACATTATCGACGTAAACCGCACAGAGCGCACGCGTATTACCGAAGCCTTGCAAGATCGCTTTACGGTTCATCCGGGTTACGGCAACTTCCTGATGATCGGTTTCGGTTCTCCGGCACGCGCAACCGCTGCGAATAATCACCTAACCGAACGCGGCGTTATTATCCGCGAAATAGGGGCTTATGGTTTACCGCAATGCCTGCGCGCCTCTGTCGGCACACCCGAAGAAAATGATATTTTGCTCGAAGCTCTTGCGAGTTTTGGCGGATAA
- a CDS encoding homoserine O-acetyltransferase — MAITETITQHFGADQQPFEVGRIAILAQDAPLKLDCGKEISNFPLAFQTYGELNDDKSNAILVCHGLTADQYVASEHPITGKEGWWDLMIGSGKPIDTDKFYVICANVLGGCMGSYGPRSLDENGKPLGLNFPVVTMGDMARSQALLLDILEIETLAAVIGGSIGGMQALAWAALYPSRFRHFVGIAMGGSLSPQGIAFNEIGRQAIMVDEGWQEGDYANKETFPSKGLSVARMAAHVTYLSEAGLHSKFGRDLQEKDDVSYGFDADFQIESYLRYQGKNFVNRFDPISYFYITRAMDYFDISQYGKLSELFAPCRDKRFLLLSFSTDWLFPTEKMRDLVRGLNAAGVPVSFAEIETDKGHDGFLLPNDDYENAVSGFLKGIEL; from the coding sequence ATGGCAATCACAGAAACAATAACACAGCATTTTGGTGCCGATCAGCAACCGTTCGAGGTCGGGCGTATTGCTATACTGGCACAGGATGCTCCATTAAAACTCGATTGTGGTAAGGAAATTTCAAATTTTCCCCTCGCGTTCCAAACTTATGGCGAGTTAAATGATGATAAATCGAATGCGATTTTGGTTTGCCACGGACTGACGGCAGACCAATATGTCGCGAGCGAGCATCCTATCACCGGCAAAGAAGGCTGGTGGGATTTGATGATTGGCTCCGGTAAACCGATTGATACAGATAAATTCTACGTGATTTGCGCAAATGTACTGGGCGGCTGCATGGGCAGCTATGGCCCGCGCAGTCTAGATGAAAACGGTAAGCCGTTAGGATTAAATTTCCCTGTCGTGACCATGGGTGATATGGCGCGGTCACAGGCGTTGTTGCTAGATATTTTAGAGATCGAAACACTCGCAGCGGTGATTGGTGGTTCCATTGGCGGCATGCAGGCGTTGGCGTGGGCTGCGCTCTATCCAAGCCGCTTCCGTCATTTTGTAGGGATTGCTATGGGCGGCTCGCTTTCGCCGCAAGGAATTGCCTTTAACGAGATTGGCCGCCAAGCCATTATGGTTGATGAAGGCTGGCAAGAAGGCGATTATGCCAATAAAGAGACATTCCCATCGAAAGGCTTATCCGTCGCACGTATGGCTGCGCATGTGACGTATCTTTCGGAGGCCGGCCTGCACAGTAAGTTCGGGCGTGACCTGCAAGAGAAAGACGATGTCAGCTACGGTTTCGATGCGGATTTCCAGATTGAAAGTTACCTGCGTTATCAGGGGAAGAATTTCGTCAATCGTTTTGATCCGATCAGTTACTTCTACATTACTCGTGCGATGGATTATTTTGATATCTCGCAATATGGAAAGCTCAGCGAGTTATTCGCGCCCTGCCGCGATAAGCGTTTCTTGCTGCTTTCTTTTTCCACCGATTGGCTCTTCCCGACCGAAAAAATGCGTGATTTGGTGCGTGGCTTGAATGCCGCAGGAGTGCCGGTTAGCTTCGCGGAGATTGAAACCGATAAAGGGCATGATGGCTTCTTGTTGCCTAATGATGATTATGAAAATGCCGTATCCGGTTTCTTGAAGGGAATCGAATTATGA